One window of the Anaerobaca lacustris genome contains the following:
- a CDS encoding HepT-like ribonuclease domain-containing protein, producing MHVDDKTRLGHMRDAAREAMEMARGQQRSSLDTDRKLCLSLVHLLEVIGEAAKGISPTFRQEHPDLPWKKTARMRDRLIHGYFDVNLDIVWRTVTEDLPGLVVRLEEIMRI from the coding sequence ATGCACGTGGATGACAAGACCCGACTTGGCCACATGCGCGATGCGGCCCGTGAAGCGATGGAGATGGCACGCGGTCAGCAGAGATCGAGCTTGGATACCGACCGCAAGCTATGTCTGTCGTTGGTCCACCTGCTTGAGGTCATCGGCGAGGCCGCCAAGGGCATCTCACCCACCTTTCGCCAGGAGCACCCCGATCTGCCGTGGAAGAAGACCGCCAGAATGCGCGACCGGCTCATCCATGGATACTTCGATGTGAACCTCGACATCGTATGGCGAACGGTCACGGAGGATCTGCCCGGACTCGTCGTTCGACTCGAAGAAATCATGCGTATCTGA
- a CDS encoding nucleotidyltransferase family protein: MNGKLDIDRDQIADFCRRHHIVRLALFGSALRDDFGPDSDVDVLVDFEPGQVPSFFRLSDMEDELSALFAGRKVDLRTPEDLSRYFRDRVIAQAEVQYARG, translated from the coding sequence ATGAACGGAAAACTCGATATCGATAGAGACCAAATCGCCGATTTCTGTCGGCGGCATCACATCGTGCGGCTGGCGCTTTTCGGCTCCGCCCTGCGGGACGATTTCGGCCCGGACAGCGATGTCGATGTCCTCGTGGACTTCGAGCCGGGCCAGGTGCCGAGTTTCTTCCGGCTGTCCGACATGGAAGACGAGTTGTCGGCCCTCTTCGCCGGACGCAAGGTAGACCTGCGGACCCCGGAGGACCTGAGCCGCTACTTCCGCGACAGAGTCATCGCCCAGGCGGAGGTGCAGTATGCACGTGGATGA